The following proteins are encoded in a genomic region of Gimesia algae:
- a CDS encoding type II secretion system F family protein, with protein MFTPTITISIFYTICGLIVLWMLFRIIRKRKPQNTEPKHAQQKAEVQPERASLAPSATSSSAAAATWEHQQLFSAINTNQQPASTLPPVEAGDVPSMGGDDYVFGSATPALAEMMPESEGRRAQTKKELQAAGYYQPHALHNFSAIRFLSIAGTLLFFGVVLLIMPERFEIPILAAMLIVPILVWAVPFLIVTGKASDRRSEIEQGIPDMLDMLNMCVSQGMTVPHALKKIIRELAKVYPALAHELKIVIEQSSIGTFSQALSNFSRRIDVPEVHSFAALLIQTDQMGTNVTSALQEYSDNMRESLSQRADEKANKATFKLLFPTVFCLMPAIYIFLLGPAIVELSDFFQSGGRDSLNTTTDMFQQVGGP; from the coding sequence ATGTTTACACCAACAATTACAATTTCCATCTTTTACACCATCTGCGGTCTGATCGTTTTATGGATGCTGTTTCGCATCATCCGTAAACGGAAACCACAGAATACAGAGCCCAAGCACGCGCAGCAGAAAGCAGAGGTTCAACCAGAGCGCGCATCACTGGCTCCCTCTGCCACGTCTAGCAGCGCTGCTGCAGCGACCTGGGAACATCAGCAGCTGTTTTCCGCAATCAATACAAATCAGCAGCCCGCTTCCACACTGCCTCCCGTCGAAGCAGGTGATGTGCCATCCATGGGCGGTGATGATTATGTCTTCGGTTCTGCGACCCCTGCTCTGGCAGAGATGATGCCCGAGTCGGAAGGACGCCGTGCTCAGACGAAAAAAGAATTGCAGGCAGCGGGTTACTATCAGCCGCATGCGTTACACAACTTCTCTGCAATCCGATTCCTTTCGATTGCCGGGACATTGCTGTTTTTCGGTGTTGTGTTACTGATTATGCCAGAGCGTTTTGAAATCCCGATTCTGGCAGCCATGCTCATCGTGCCGATCCTGGTCTGGGCGGTTCCATTCCTGATTGTCACTGGTAAAGCATCTGACCGTAGAAGTGAAATCGAACAGGGAATTCCCGACATGCTGGACATGTTAAACATGTGTGTGTCGCAAGGAATGACCGTTCCACACGCCTTAAAGAAAATTATCCGCGAGCTGGCCAAGGTCTATCCGGCGCTGGCTCATGAACTGAAAATTGTGATCGAACAATCCTCAATTGGAACGTTCTCGCAGGCACTATCCAACTTCAGTAGACGTATCGACGTACCGGAAGTGCATTCGTTCGCCGCTCTGCTGATTCAGACCGATCAGATGGGTACGAATGTAACATCGGCCCTGCAGGAATACAGTGATAACATGCGAGAAAGTCTGTCACAGCGGGCAGACGAAAAAGCCAACAAAGCGACATTTAAACTGCTGTTCCCCACCGTATTCTGCCTGATGCCGGCGATTTACATCTTTCTGCTCGGCCCCGCGATTGTGGAACTTTCCGACTTCTTCCAATCCGGAGGTCGCGACAGCCTGAACACAACCACCGATATGTTCCAGCAGGTTGGTGGACCGTAA
- a CDS encoding Gfo/Idh/MocA family oxidoreductase, translating into MDVEEFLKRDVNRRQFLDRSARNAAGMAAGVVGLASNLTRAESSPSERVVLAGIGVRGQGKFLTSSMAAFPDVRIKTICDVDESVAPAAIKSIEKGQAVAPEFVTDFRRVLDDPEIDGVVIATPDHWHALMAIMACQAGKDVYVEKPVSHNLNEGLKMIEAARKYQRVVQSGIHQRSGSHFQSAVDFVQSGKLGEVKLAKAWIIHRRKPIGKKKNTTVPAGVNYDLWLGPAASRPFNPNRFHYNWHWFWDYGTGEMGNWGVHMLDIARWGLGVELPERISASGGKYFFNDDQETPDTQVVQYSYSDKTIVWEHRLWSTHGMEGRNAAAAFYGDKGTLVVDRGGWKVYDQKDAATSGTSDQATTHHRNFIDCIKSRKTPTSDIEIGHVSSALCHLGNVAFRAGQEIHFDTRLNQIIGNESANALLGREYRQDWELPQV; encoded by the coding sequence GTGGATGTAGAAGAATTTCTGAAACGGGACGTCAATCGCAGACAGTTTCTGGATCGTAGTGCACGCAATGCAGCGGGGATGGCAGCCGGGGTGGTTGGCCTGGCCAGTAATCTTACGCGCGCAGAATCTTCGCCCAGTGAGCGGGTTGTACTGGCGGGGATCGGCGTGCGCGGGCAGGGGAAATTCCTGACTTCCAGCATGGCCGCGTTCCCTGATGTACGCATCAAGACCATCTGCGATGTAGATGAATCCGTCGCACCAGCGGCAATCAAGTCGATCGAAAAAGGGCAGGCAGTCGCTCCTGAGTTTGTCACCGATTTCCGCAGAGTCCTGGATGATCCGGAGATTGATGGCGTGGTCATCGCCACGCCCGATCACTGGCACGCTTTAATGGCAATCATGGCTTGCCAGGCGGGGAAAGATGTCTACGTCGAAAAACCGGTTTCGCATAATCTCAACGAAGGTTTGAAGATGATCGAAGCGGCCAGAAAATATCAGCGCGTGGTTCAATCCGGAATCCATCAACGCAGCGGTTCCCATTTTCAGTCCGCGGTTGATTTTGTTCAGAGCGGGAAACTGGGTGAGGTCAAGCTGGCCAAAGCCTGGATTATTCACCGCCGCAAACCGATCGGCAAAAAGAAAAATACCACTGTTCCTGCCGGCGTGAATTATGATCTCTGGCTGGGACCCGCCGCAAGCCGTCCCTTCAACCCTAATCGCTTTCACTATAACTGGCACTGGTTCTGGGATTATGGGACCGGTGAAATGGGGAACTGGGGCGTCCACATGCTGGACATTGCCCGCTGGGGACTGGGCGTGGAGTTACCAGAGCGGATTTCCGCGTCAGGTGGAAAATATTTCTTCAACGATGATCAGGAAACCCCTGACACCCAGGTGGTCCAGTATAGTTATTCTGACAAAACGATTGTCTGGGAACATCGTCTCTGGAGCACACATGGCATGGAAGGACGGAATGCGGCCGCTGCATTTTATGGGGATAAGGGCACGCTGGTCGTCGATCGGGGTGGCTGGAAAGTTTATGATCAGAAAGATGCTGCGACGTCCGGGACCAGTGACCAGGCAACAACCCACCATCGAAACTTCATCGATTGTATTAAATCTCGTAAAACGCCGACTTCGGATATTGAGATCGGTCATGTCTCCAGTGCACTCTGTCATCTGGGAAATGTGGCGTTCCGGGCCGGACAGGAAATTCATTTTGATACACGCCTGAATCAAATCATCGGAAATGAATCGGCCAACGCACTTCTCGGTCGCGAATATCGGCAGGACTGGGAATTGCCTCAAGTCTGA
- the arsC gene encoding arsenate reductase (glutaredoxin) (This arsenate reductase requires both glutathione and glutaredoxin to convert arsenate to arsenite, after which the efflux transporter formed by ArsA and ArsB can extrude the arsenite from the cell, providing resistance.), protein MITIYHNPRCGKSRQTLALIEEAGQEPQVIEYLKTPPTATELDSLLQKLKMEPRDLMRKGEEIYRELKLAEKKLSRDEAIELMIAHPKLIERPIVVKGKQAVLGRPPENVNSLL, encoded by the coding sequence ATGATCACAATTTATCATAATCCCCGTTGTGGTAAGAGCCGACAGACATTGGCTTTGATTGAAGAAGCCGGGCAGGAACCGCAGGTGATTGAATATCTGAAGACACCCCCGACCGCGACGGAGCTGGATTCCCTGTTACAGAAGCTGAAAATGGAACCCCGCGATTTAATGCGTAAGGGGGAAGAGATCTATAGAGAACTCAAGCTGGCAGAGAAAAAACTGTCACGAGACGAAGCGATTGAGCTGATGATCGCGCATCCCAAATTGATTGAACGCCCGATTGTAGTGAAAGGTAAGCAGGCCGTGCTCGGGCGTCCTCCGGAGAATGTGAACTCTCTGCTGTAA
- a CDS encoding sulfatase-like hydrolase/transferase, with translation MKKAFVVSFEHLPACMLGCYGHQWIETPNFDRLASLSVLFDQHFANDLSLTENSFPWWTGQTLPYAYQSGHQQTHCFVTELKKQGIDTSLLLEADSDSGRNAAQRSQEPYFSRFDQVHTLTGTNAYQLSEIETPVAKLMQAAVERLPGWMEDSRDQLIWIRSEGVPALPLAPEFFATLYLDEVLDQDVSEEDLEETLPDIDTLSDEVTETELEEEDWQELVSAVAELFISPEEWSELDEQERQMARVVYAGYVTMLDQWFGRFLDRLLEYAESHSILLIVTAAGGGNTLLGPLRKSDMGGLLEESTHVPLMMFRSETEPSGSRRQFLTQPADLPVTLLSWWKVNPENQSYQGTDLLSLLEGDQEIQEPQIFAADDDTLAIRTADYYYLESKVSQTSDELEYRDDSQKRELYRKPVDRWDVADVHQQSPEVIAEFSSQIRNLKQKNHDHNLS, from the coding sequence ATGAAAAAAGCGTTTGTTGTCAGTTTTGAACATTTACCTGCGTGCATGCTGGGCTGCTATGGGCATCAATGGATTGAGACGCCTAACTTTGATCGTCTGGCTTCTCTGTCCGTTCTGTTTGATCAGCATTTTGCGAATGACTTGTCTTTAACTGAAAACTCGTTTCCCTGGTGGACGGGGCAGACTCTCCCTTACGCATATCAATCGGGCCATCAGCAGACACACTGCTTCGTGACGGAATTGAAGAAACAGGGAATTGATACATCTCTGCTCCTGGAAGCGGATTCCGACTCCGGGCGGAATGCAGCACAGAGATCACAGGAGCCGTACTTCTCCCGCTTTGACCAGGTACACACGCTCACAGGAACCAATGCTTATCAGCTCAGTGAAATCGAGACACCGGTCGCTAAACTGATGCAAGCTGCTGTGGAACGATTGCCTGGATGGATGGAAGATTCACGCGATCAGCTGATCTGGATTCGCTCTGAGGGAGTTCCCGCGCTTCCACTTGCTCCCGAGTTTTTTGCGACGTTGTATCTGGATGAAGTGCTCGATCAGGATGTGTCTGAAGAAGATTTAGAAGAAACGCTACCGGACATTGATACTCTCTCTGATGAAGTCACAGAAACAGAACTGGAAGAAGAGGACTGGCAGGAACTGGTATCCGCCGTCGCAGAACTGTTTATCAGCCCGGAAGAATGGTCAGAATTGGATGAGCAGGAACGACAGATGGCGCGAGTGGTCTATGCAGGTTATGTCACCATGCTGGATCAGTGGTTTGGTCGTTTCCTGGATCGACTGCTGGAATACGCAGAATCGCATTCCATTCTGTTGATCGTGACAGCTGCAGGCGGAGGGAATACTCTGCTGGGCCCCCTGCGAAAGTCCGATATGGGAGGCCTGTTAGAAGAATCGACCCACGTCCCATTGATGATGTTCCGATCTGAAACCGAACCATCCGGCAGTCGTCGACAGTTTCTCACACAACCTGCTGACCTGCCCGTCACGCTGCTTTCCTGGTGGAAGGTGAATCCCGAAAATCAGTCTTACCAGGGCACCGACTTGCTGTCACTGCTGGAAGGTGATCAAGAAATTCAGGAACCGCAAATCTTCGCAGCCGACGATGATACGTTGGCAATTCGTACCGCTGACTATTATTATCTGGAATCGAAAGTCAGTCAGACCTCTGATGAGCTTGAATATAGAGACGATTCACAGAAAAGAGAACTGTATCGGAAGCCCGTTGATCGCTGGGATGTCGCTGATGTGCACCAGCAGTCGCCTGAGGTTATCGCGGAGTTTTCCAGTCAAATCAGAAATTTAAAGCAGAAAAATCATGATCACAATTTATCATAA
- a CDS encoding sugar phosphate isomerase/epimerase family protein yields the protein MKLSLSVRIAEAACKTRLNIPFPQVAEIAAAAGYSALCMRASVAGVQSSQAELEEIRGIVDQAGLVVSMVTADLNIPQNNDQAPQALRHIEPSLHVAEVLGSQLVRVCLKTMDDIPYAQQACDLAAERGIQLVHQFHPACLFEELDKSIAVLKQIDRPNFGLIYEPASLLMCGQDYGKNAIREILPWLRNAYVQNLVVTDEGPDHLETWCLGDRPFRLLPYWDESGQGIDFTEVFSGLKAVDYQGFMTVHQAEGIVTADDAYAYVTRCRNWIDSFSS from the coding sequence ATGAAGCTTTCACTTTCAGTGCGGATCGCTGAAGCAGCCTGTAAGACCAGATTGAATATACCCTTTCCTCAGGTCGCTGAGATTGCAGCTGCCGCTGGCTATTCTGCACTCTGTATGCGGGCCAGTGTTGCCGGTGTGCAAAGTTCTCAAGCGGAACTGGAAGAGATTCGCGGGATCGTGGATCAGGCAGGGCTCGTTGTTTCAATGGTGACTGCTGATTTGAATATTCCTCAGAACAACGATCAGGCTCCACAGGCATTGCGTCATATTGAACCATCATTGCATGTGGCGGAAGTACTGGGCAGTCAGCTGGTGCGGGTTTGCCTCAAAACTATGGACGATATTCCATATGCTCAGCAGGCTTGTGATCTGGCGGCGGAGCGGGGTATTCAGCTCGTGCATCAGTTTCACCCCGCCTGTCTGTTTGAAGAGTTGGACAAATCGATTGCTGTGCTGAAGCAGATTGATCGACCCAATTTTGGGCTGATCTATGAACCGGCGAGCCTGTTGATGTGCGGGCAGGATTATGGCAAGAATGCAATCAGGGAGATTCTGCCCTGGCTCAGAAACGCATACGTTCAGAATCTAGTGGTGACCGATGAGGGCCCTGATCATCTGGAGACCTGGTGTCTGGGAGATCGACCGTTTCGATTACTGCCTTACTGGGATGAGTCCGGGCAGGGAATCGATTTTACCGAGGTCTTCTCCGGGCTGAAAGCAGTCGATTACCAGGGATTTATGACGGTCCATCAGGCAGAAGGAATTGTGACAGCAGATGACGCGTATGCGTATGTCACCCGCTGCAGGAACTGGATTGATTCTTTTTCATCATAA
- a CDS encoding DUF1570 domain-containing protein, with the protein MKQLCVRQILSLFVITISLPLYSSNLQADIFTYVDESGETVTLEASLYGSGKRRGEMMHGLLKPDGSIVLVPQGKIQKRELKAAPKPLTVEQMSEDLSEKFGKDKFRFHLERPFLVGVVLAAPLDGSDRTELRVKTFLEKAGRFMRNVDVIFETYSRKMGIELADYEFPMAMLIFESDDDFESFGKQTTGLDDGVKNILAYYSHVSNNLILRMSECSSFDTPLHEAIHLQTTNRGLVKRFAPVPTWFMEGIATGFEGKGDRINVSPDRINSHYALMSGIAKLLDWGEVVALDGVFAGSILSGDAYVHAWGLHWMLVTEHPKEYLKYVQNLSTKEPFAEISPKEQYQEFVEILNVRPEELQLKFKVQLIEAILESKIKLPQLDDKYVHLEKHKQEMAIVKMTATSYSPALPPRIEGWLQNISPFRPMTFHITVLTDAGTYAEWYLPEVGIRRKIKLKPQNASKIMRGATGGRWRTYHVEVDSAYPGSEKAEAWAAGKFPIPVLSRRVQVDPSGSGQ; encoded by the coding sequence ATGAAACAATTGTGCGTCAGGCAAATTCTCAGCCTGTTTGTAATAACTATTTCTCTCCCGCTCTATAGCTCAAATCTGCAGGCCGATATTTTTACCTACGTCGACGAGTCCGGCGAAACCGTAACTTTGGAAGCATCGCTGTATGGATCCGGGAAACGGCGCGGTGAGATGATGCACGGCCTGCTGAAACCGGACGGTTCAATCGTATTGGTTCCCCAGGGAAAAATTCAAAAACGCGAGCTCAAAGCGGCACCGAAACCGCTGACGGTCGAGCAGATGTCCGAAGACCTCAGCGAGAAATTCGGCAAAGATAAATTCCGCTTTCATCTGGAGAGGCCGTTTCTGGTAGGTGTGGTGCTGGCGGCTCCCCTGGATGGTTCGGACCGCACAGAACTTCGTGTTAAAACGTTCCTGGAAAAAGCGGGACGATTTATGCGAAACGTGGATGTCATTTTTGAAACCTACTCCCGGAAAATGGGAATTGAACTGGCAGATTATGAGTTCCCCATGGCGATGCTGATCTTCGAATCGGACGATGATTTCGAATCGTTTGGTAAACAGACCACCGGGTTGGATGACGGAGTGAAAAATATCCTGGCATATTATTCTCATGTTTCCAACAACCTGATTCTCAGGATGAGTGAGTGCAGTTCGTTCGATACACCACTGCACGAAGCCATTCACCTGCAGACAACCAATCGTGGTCTCGTCAAGCGTTTTGCTCCGGTTCCTACCTGGTTTATGGAAGGCATTGCCACTGGCTTTGAAGGCAAAGGGGACCGGATCAATGTCAGCCCGGATCGGATCAATTCACACTATGCACTGATGTCAGGAATTGCCAAGCTGCTCGACTGGGGTGAAGTCGTGGCTTTGGATGGTGTCTTTGCAGGGAGTATTCTTTCCGGCGATGCCTACGTCCATGCCTGGGGACTGCACTGGATGCTCGTCACAGAACATCCGAAAGAATATCTCAAATATGTACAAAATCTGTCAACCAAAGAACCCTTCGCAGAAATTTCTCCCAAAGAACAGTACCAGGAATTTGTTGAGATTCTCAATGTGCGTCCAGAAGAACTGCAGCTGAAGTTTAAGGTACAATTGATCGAAGCGATTCTTGAGTCGAAAATAAAACTGCCACAGCTGGACGACAAATATGTGCATCTGGAAAAACACAAACAGGAAATGGCCATTGTGAAAATGACGGCGACCTCGTATTCCCCGGCTCTTCCGCCTCGTATTGAGGGTTGGCTGCAGAATATATCCCCTTTTCGCCCGATGACGTTTCATATCACAGTGCTGACCGATGCCGGAACTTATGCGGAATGGTATCTGCCAGAAGTGGGGATTCGTAGAAAAATAAAACTGAAACCTCAGAACGCCAGTAAGATCATGCGGGGCGCAACCGGAGGCCGCTGGCGCACCTATCACGTTGAGGTGGATTCTGCTTATCCGGGAAGTGAAAAGGCAGAAGCCTGGGCTGCCGGAAAATTTCCGATTCCCGTCTTGTCGCGTCGCGTTCAGGTTGATCCCTCCGGATCAGGTCAATAA
- a CDS encoding FAD-dependent oxidoreductase, whose amino-acid sequence MHSVSTKLFRFALILISWLGISNMSDAQEIKPAQLKSSYDVVVYGGTSGGIAAALQAERMGKSVLLIEPGTHLGGLSSGGLGATDIGNKAAIGGIAREFYRRLGDYYSLDSSWEFQKQGEYKNRRSKGAEKEMWTFEPHVAETTFEKMLSEQAIPVLKQQRLDLKQGVKKEEGRITSIKMESGLVISGKVFIDATYEGDLMAVAGVSYHVGRESNATYGETLNGIQTRNAVFHQFIKPVDPYIVPGDSKSGLLPGVQQEGPGGKDGDGDHRVQAYCFRMCTTDIPENQREWVKPDNYDPLRYELLLRNFEAGDLRVPWNPVLMPNRKTDTNNNFAISTDNIGMNYEYPDADYQKRAQIIQEHLTYQQGLMWTLANDPRVPAEVRKQFQTWKPTKDEFQDTAGWPFQLYIREARRLVSEYVMTEKNCISELVAEDSVGLAAYTMDSHNQQRYAVNGKTLNEGDVQVGVPNPYPISYRSLRPKKEECENLLVPVAMAASHIAYGSIRMEPVFMVLGQSAATAACQSIDAGQAVQDIDYAQLRKRLLADKQVLVWDGPRREPPIRTSSLKGIVVDDRDAKRSLGWKTSSASSPYVAQGYQHDGDTNKGKREISFTADIPQSGLYEVRVYYSPGSNRSINTPYIVTSSTGTKEILVNQKQQPNQGTYHRLGRFPFEQGKREVLRVTNRGTKGHVIVDALQLVPVKAN is encoded by the coding sequence ATGCACTCCGTTTCTACGAAACTATTCCGTTTTGCGTTAATTCTGATTTCCTGGTTGGGAATTTCGAATATGTCCGACGCGCAGGAAATCAAGCCGGCACAGCTCAAATCCAGCTATGACGTTGTCGTGTATGGCGGAACTTCGGGAGGCATAGCTGCAGCGCTTCAAGCGGAACGAATGGGAAAGAGTGTGTTGCTGATCGAACCTGGAACCCATCTGGGCGGTCTCTCTTCCGGAGGATTGGGCGCCACGGACATCGGGAACAAGGCGGCGATTGGCGGCATCGCCCGTGAGTTTTACCGACGACTGGGTGACTATTACAGTCTGGATTCCTCCTGGGAATTTCAGAAACAGGGCGAGTATAAAAATCGGCGCAGTAAAGGTGCTGAAAAAGAGATGTGGACTTTCGAGCCGCATGTCGCAGAAACGACGTTTGAAAAAATGCTCAGCGAACAGGCGATTCCCGTGCTGAAACAACAGCGTCTGGATTTAAAGCAGGGGGTGAAAAAAGAAGAAGGTCGTATCACCTCGATTAAAATGGAGAGTGGATTAGTTATTTCCGGGAAAGTATTCATCGACGCAACTTATGAAGGGGATCTGATGGCGGTCGCTGGGGTCTCTTACCATGTGGGGCGTGAATCGAATGCGACTTATGGCGAAACACTCAATGGAATTCAGACCCGCAACGCGGTCTTTCATCAGTTCATCAAGCCGGTCGATCCCTACATTGTGCCAGGCGATTCCAAGAGTGGACTGCTACCGGGTGTACAACAGGAAGGACCGGGAGGCAAAGACGGAGACGGCGATCATCGCGTGCAGGCTTATTGTTTTCGGATGTGTACGACAGACATTCCCGAGAATCAGCGGGAATGGGTGAAACCGGACAATTATGATCCTCTGCGCTACGAACTGCTGTTAAGAAATTTTGAAGCCGGCGATCTGCGAGTTCCCTGGAATCCGGTTCTGATGCCGAACCGCAAAACAGATACGAATAATAACTTTGCTATCTCAACCGATAATATCGGGATGAATTACGAATACCCCGACGCCGACTATCAAAAACGGGCACAGATCATTCAGGAACATCTCACTTACCAGCAGGGTTTGATGTGGACGCTGGCAAACGATCCGCGTGTGCCCGCTGAAGTGAGAAAGCAGTTTCAAACCTGGAAGCCGACCAAAGATGAATTTCAGGATACCGCAGGCTGGCCGTTCCAGTTGTACATTCGAGAAGCCCGCCGACTGGTCTCTGAATATGTGATGACGGAAAAGAACTGTATTTCGGAACTGGTCGCAGAAGACAGTGTGGGTCTGGCTGCCTACACGATGGATTCTCACAATCAGCAGCGCTACGCCGTAAATGGAAAGACATTGAACGAAGGCGATGTGCAGGTCGGCGTGCCCAACCCTTACCCGATCTCTTATCGATCGCTTCGTCCTAAAAAAGAAGAATGCGAAAATCTGCTCGTGCCGGTTGCGATGGCAGCTTCTCATATCGCCTACGGTTCGATTCGTATGGAGCCGGTCTTTATGGTATTGGGCCAGTCTGCAGCGACCGCAGCCTGCCAGTCGATCGATGCCGGACAGGCAGTGCAGGATATCGATTATGCACAACTGAGAAAACGATTACTCGCTGACAAACAGGTACTGGTCTGGGACGGGCCCCGCCGGGAACCACCAATCCGTACCAGTTCGCTGAAAGGCATCGTCGTCGATGATCGCGATGCGAAACGCAGCCTGGGCTGGAAAACCAGCTCCGCCAGCTCTCCCTATGTGGCTCAGGGCTATCAGCATGATGGAGATACCAATAAAGGGAAGCGGGAGATATCCTTTACCGCAGACATCCCGCAAAGTGGCCTGTATGAAGTCCGCGTTTATTATTCACCCGGTTCCAATCGTTCCATTAATACCCCCTATATTGTGACCAGTTCTACAGGCACCAAAGAGATCCTGGTCAATCAGAAACAGCAACCCAATCAGGGGACATACCATCGACTGGGACGGTTTCCATTCGAACAGGGGAAGCGGGAAGTGCTGCGCGTCACCAATCGGGGTACGAAAGGGCATGTCATTGTTGATGCGCTGCAACTCGTTCCCGTGAAAGCAAACTGA